A window of the Gordonia humi genome harbors these coding sequences:
- a CDS encoding endonuclease domain-containing protein encodes MIRSRLLTEQVKLDIQVTITGVGRVDLLVGDWLIIELDGWEFHGDKPHFNSDRTRMVDAQNLGYTDLPFTYEHVAFDDVATHRRIMTAIRNGAHRRPSQLA; translated from the coding sequence ATGATCCGATCACGACTGCTCACGGAACAGGTCAAGCTCGACATTCAGGTGACGATCACCGGCGTGGGCCGCGTCGACCTGCTCGTCGGCGACTGGCTGATCATCGAGCTCGACGGCTGGGAGTTTCACGGGGACAAGCCTCACTTCAACAGCGACCGGACACGCATGGTCGACGCCCAGAACCTCGGCTACACCGACTTGCCGTTCACCTACGAACACGTCGCGTTCGACGATGTCGCGACCCACCGCCGGATCATGACCGCGATCCGCAACGGCGCGCACCGTCGCCCTTCTCAGCTCGCGTAG